The sequence AAGAAACATGTATACATTATGTTCAAGGGATGGGATGAATGACTACTTTTCCCGTTGCTCTACGAGTTTGCAAATAAGAGAGTGCTTCAACAGTATGAGAAAATGGAAATGGAGTCTTGGGGTCAAGTACTGGCACCACCTTGCCACTCTCCAAGTACGGTCTTAGCTTTTGCAACATTGTTCCATCATCAGGAATGAGTATGAACACCATTGCTGGTGAAACTCCAGGAGGTACTATTGTTACAATTTTGCCACCTTCTTTCATAGCCTTCGATGCCCTTTCACTCTGCCCTGTATTCAGTTATTTTGGTAGTCAAGTATTAACATTATTATTTATTAGTACTCTACAATGCAAGTAAACTATATGCCCAAATGTACCAATGGAGTTAGTTCGAGTGATAAGAGGCTAGAATTTGTTTAAATAGGTCTCGAATTTGAGGCCTAGTATATACAGCTATTTTTACTAAGAGATTCACTCACTACAATTAGGTGCGTGACTCGGGCAACAAAAAAAAGAACTATATACTCAAATGTACTAACGGAGTTAGTCTGAGTGATATCCAGCTATTTTTGCTTAGAGACTCACCCATCACAATTAGGTCCGCATTCCGGGTCGGGTCGAACCCGGATTAATCGTACCAAAGAAACTATATTTCCAAATGTAAAGTCTCACCTACGGCATCATAGACTACATCGAACTTTTCAGGAAGATCTTCAAAGTTCTGTTTTGTATAATCAATTAGCATGTCAACTCCTAACTTCTTCAGCAATTCCAGTTTTCCAGTGCTAGCTGTAGCTGCCACCACGGAAGCACCAAAAACATGTTTCGCAACCTGTCTTTGCCAAATATACGATGGGTAAGTCAAGTCAAATTCTACCATGTCATCAGCTCTATGAGTAAAATTATGTCAATTAAAATTCTCTCGACTTTAATTTTCAACTGAACATACATGGCATGAGAGACAAAAACAGAAACTTTGTAAGCATATTAGTCAATTATTGCGCGGTCATCACCCATCAGCCGCCCCGTAAAATTGTATGTTAACATTTTTGGGgactaatataattatttttcttttttaaagatttattttatataatttttttgaagGTTTCATTAGACCCTTGTAAAACACAAGAAGCATTTAGATTTTTGTtggatttaattattttattattccaggtagttttattattttttttattatatatcaaATACAAAGAtaaatattctaaattttttataatataaaaactCAATTATAAAAggattaagtacgattttggttccaACGTAAAGGCCGAAAATCGATTTCGTCTTCGACCTTTTTCTTATTATAAAATGATCCCCaagattttaatttgttttaatctCGTctttttttaccaattttatttttttaattaccaAATTACTcttcattaaaaaattataaaataaaataaaaaaagaaagaaagaaaggcatCAGAGGGACTGAGGCAGAAAGAGAATCAGGGGAGGGGGAGCGAGAAAGAGAGGGGGGAAAGAAAGAGAATCCGGGGGAGAAGGGAGGGAAGACCGCACCGCCGTACCATCGCACCGCCGCACCACCGCCTGTGATCGGAAGGGGAAACAGAGAACAAGAGAGGAGAAAGCtaagggagaagagagagatcgGAAGGGAGAAAGCTAAGGGGCCACCGCCGCTGCTCCTCACCGTCGCTGCCGCCGCTCTTGCTCCTCGTCGTTCAGTCCTCGCCGCTGGATCTCACCGTGCGCTGCGACCTGTTTCTGCTCCTCCTCCTCGCCCTTGCCGACGTTGTCGCCTAGCCCTCGTCATCGCCTCCTCGCCCTCGTTGTCGTCTCGCCGCACCTCCTCCTCCCCGTCGCACCTCGTCTCGTCGTTTGTTTTGATAATTATATTTATGGATTTTTGGTTCTTGTAATTGAAGATGAAATTGGAGATTTTTTGAGTTCTGGATTCTTATGAtgacgacgatgatgatgataattTTCTGAGTTTtgggttcttttttttttagtttgaattTTGGGTTTGCTTTTCTGAGTTTGAGTTCTGGATCCTGAGTTCTGGGTTCTGATGATGATAACGATGATGCTAATGATTTTCTGAGTTgagttcttgttttttttttttaatttgagttCTGGGTTTGTTTTTCTGAGTTTGAGTTCTGGATTATGAGTTTTGGattctgatgatgatgacgatgatttTTTGAGTTCTGGCTGGTGTGATGCAAATGGTGATGGAGTGGCAGTGGGTGGAGGTTGGTGGTGGTGGATTCTGATTCTGAGTTCTTATGATTCCATTATCTATTGttcttatgatgatgatgatgataatgagggtggtagtggtggtggtagcgggggtggtggtgatggtggtttTGGTCTTCGCTTCTGGTTAATTTTGGAGAAGAAGAGGGAAGGATATTTTCGtccaaaggacgattttaaaactaagtaaaACCTTTGGaaccattttgtagcgaaaaaaaaaaaaggctggggacgaaataaattttcgatCTCTACATTAGGGATCAAAATTGTTGTACTTAACCCATTATAAAAACTTAACTACAGANNNNNNNNNNNNNNNNNNNNNNNNNNNNNNNNNNNNNNNNNNNNNNNNNNNNNNNNNNNNNNTTttataaacaatttttttttaaaatagtatTCAAACAAGCCCTCAAACAGGGACAAGGTTtactagtaaaaataaatattgtATTATACAGACGTGTGGCTCAGATAATATTTTCACATTCTTAAAATCAAAAtgtaaatataaaagaaaaacaaaatgaataaATATGATACCTGAACAACAAAGGATCCAACGCCGCCAGAAGCTCCCAAAACAAGAATAGATTGGCCGGCAGAAAGGCCAACCTTGTGAAGAGCTCCATAAGCAGTTTGAATTGCTAAAGGAATGGCAGCAGCTTCAGCGAAGCCCAAATTTGGAGGCTTGTGATCCAAACCATTCTCTTGTGCAGTTGTGTATTCAGCCAAAGACCCAACATCTTTTGCCTCCACCATACCATACACTTCATCCCCTTCTTTGAACTTCTTCACTCCACTTCCTACTTTCACCACCACACCGGCAACATCATAGCCAGGAACAATCTTTATGCATCACCCACAaaacaagaataaaaagaaaCTCCTATTAATGCGGTTCAAACTATTAACttatttcaaaaagaaaaatatttggtAATAAAAAGCAATTAGTCAAAAATAACTGGAACTTGTTTTATTTAGTATTcacaattaatgaatactaaataaaaattttgtaacgaatgttaaataaaataaatttaagatattttttttcttaacgtTATAAAAATATTAGATANNNNNNNNNNNNNNNNNNNNNNNNNNNNNNNNNNNNNNNNNNNNNNNNNNNNNNNNNNNNNNNNNNNNNNNNNNNNNNNNNNNNNattattttaaaattctaaattattattttatttatatatttattatttttaaaaattctaaatcttaaattttaaatcttaaatcttaaattttatttctaacTCATAAATATATACAATAAATTATCTAatactaactaaataactaattaAAGTTATTATCTATATGGAttaatctctacatacaagtAATTTTGCTATACAAGTCCTCTAATTGATATTACGCTCAATCTTGTTATGCACATATGTTTCACGCGCCTCTAacagatttttaatttttgaaagaattccgtttcctttttcgaatttcttgtcttctctttctccttcttcatttacgtgcttttctctctctgttctctttcttcgttattctcaatTTCTATTGTTTTTTGTCATCAAGTTCTGAAATCATTTTTGAAGATAATAGATAATTCAACTTCAGATTGTCAGATGAACCAGTACGTGAACCTTGCTTGTAAAATTTACTATTAATTCTTCCTTAGAATTAATATAATCTTGTCCATTTTATATCAGACgttcgggtgtagatcagaaatatttgggtgtatttttataaaagtttgggtatttacagtttatgacttttcatctgacggagggtgaattgtcttattcttttagttgaattATTTTAGTTTCTCTTTAGTTATGATTCATGAATAtggtttttgttattttttatgatgattTTATAGTTGTATTTACATTCTATAGTTTATGCTTGTTTTAATATGGtgtattttgggtgtattttgtagcCCTTCTGTGGtgtattttgggtgtattttgcagcCCTTGCTACTTTGatggctaattttagtgtacacgtaacataactcatttctgtgtctgtagcaaatttgggtgtaaaaatgaagatatttgggtataatacgaagatatttgggtgtatttttattctgatgagttctgcataattcagaactctttctcttcctcctcctcatcttctgctgctttttcttcttcatcttcttatttcatattctcatatttttttgggagaaaaaaatcaaacaaagaagcaaaaaatacataatgttgcaaaatcaaaagaagaagggggagaaacacgacgatgaaaataaaacacgcgaagaaaaatgaggaaaaacacaaagaaggaggagaagaagaaggaagaagagaaggaggaggagaaacgTAAAGAAAAATGACAGTTGTGGTTTTcatcgaggaagaagaagaagagttgttcacaatggtgagtagcgcgctttggaaaCAGGAAGTGGTTAAGTAACGTGCGTGTATTTACTCTTGAACGTGGGAGTGTAATGCGCGTGTGTTTTGTTGGGCTTGTGccaacttgtaaaacttgtaagCAAAAAAAACTTGTATGTGTAACATACTTCTATCTATATTTATTCTCCGCATTAATTTCTGATTTATTAGAAAATGACTTAATATTCTCTTTAAAATTGTGTTAATTAAACCTTGGTtaagtaaaattttttattttaaaaaaNNNNNNNNNNNNNNNNNNNNNNNNNNNNNNNNNNNNNNNNNNNNNNNNNNNNNNNNNNNNNNNNNNNNNNNNNNNNNNNNNNNNNNNNNNNNNNNNNNNNNNNNNNNNNNNNNNNNNNNNNNNNNNNNNNNNNNNNNNNNNNNNNNNNNNNNNNNNNNNNNNNNNNNNNNNNNNNNNNNNNNNNNNNNNNNNNNNNNNNNNNNNNNNNNNNNNNNNNNNNNNNNNNNNNNNNNNNNNNNNNNNNNNNNNNNNNNNNNNNNNNNNNNNNNNNNNNNNNNNNNNNNNNNNNNNNNNNNNNNNNNNNNNNNNNNNNNNNNNNNNNNNNNNNNNNNNNNNNNNNNNNNNNNNNNNNNNNNNNNNNNNNNNNNNNNNNNNNNtttaatttttatttataaatgtaTCTCTCTatataaaattttgttttttaataaatatatgatttgagtcaataatatataaaatatattttaaaagctCTGAGGACAAGTAGACGATCCTTTTTATTTATAAGACGCCATCACctctagaaagaaaaaaaattacgaAACCAATTGGTTTCCGGAAAAATGTTATAGATCCGCCAAACGGTGCAGAGTAATTTTCAATCTGTCTTCGTTCATCAAAAGCGATTTCTATATATTTGTACACAGATATCACAATATTCTCTCATACTAATTAACAGAAGAAACACATAAATAAATAGGATGTCTTACCGGAAATGGAACTTGTTCAGCATCCTCATACACCATACGTCCCTCAATCTTGACATAATCTATGGGATTAATGGCTGCAGCAACAACCTTTATTAGTACCTGGTTCGACTTGGGTTCAGGAACAGGAAAATTTGGATTTAACTTCAGAACTGTTGTTGTCTTCCCATGTTCTGTATAGGCCCAGGCTTTCATGTGAGACGGCATTGCTGGAACTGATGATGGGGTAGTTGATGCAGTAGCCATGATTTTGAGGTTACAAAGTTAATTAGAACAGCAATCAATACCGATTCTATGTGATTAATTCGCTATTTAATTTCTACTGTGGGTTCGTCAATTATATATATTACACTATACGTACGATGATGACACGATCACATATGTCATGTTATTAGAGACCTTGTCAATGAAATTTATGGAGTTGATTAATCGACAACTAACTGCTTATTAATTATTACCATGGTCTTTATGTCAAAATTGAGTTAGTTTAACTAAATTTCAAAAGTTATCTTATGTTAAGGAATTAGAGTTGTTTTAATTTgtacttttaaaaattatattattgaaATCATTTTCTTTTATCAACTTGAGTTCTTTAATACGCTCTTTTTCTCATGCTAAAAAATTTGGAGGGTAAAGTTTACACGACTAAGCAGCTACTATTAGCTAAATTGATCACATATGTATTAGAAGTCTCGGGTATGGATTGTCAGATAAATCGGAGACTTGCAAGTTAAGATGGGTGTCGGATCGTCTTTTTGGAGCAGCAGGTGATACTTGGtacttgcaaagacactccgacactTAAGTTAGAATGGATCTGGGACATATAAGGTGTGTGGAATGAGTGAGTACTTGAGGGGATCTCTGGCTCCCCTTTATATAATTGGtagtagttatcttatcttatcttatctggctaagataagggaggtatttgaatTCAAATGTTAGTTAAGGCCAGTTTGAACCGTCATCATCTTATTTTatctggctaagataagggaggtatttgaatttgaatattggTTCAGGATATTGGAAGTTATTGATCCGTCTTTAGACCGAGGATGGCCCAATCTTAGAATTGTCGGGTTCGGCGACTGTTTCGAGGAAGGACTCGAAAATCGGGTCCGGAACAATATAGAATCCATAAACTCTGATCACGGGTGGATCTAGGATTAGTAGAGGAGCCAAAAttcataatataaaaataaaaaatgctatatacacactaaaattagccactaaaatcagcactatgtatttatatatttttatatgtatataaatataatacAGATCAACTGGCTAGTATATCCTTTTTGCGCCAAACAAAACAACACATAACACATACCCAATCCATCCCATTCACTGTGTTGACTAGTTCTTCTTCTGAAGCTACCAAATTAAAAACTTTGTCAACGGATTGCAAAGGATTCTCTCGCATTATTCATGATCTTGTTACATGGAACTGTTCATCCAAGCCCATAAAGAACCTTATCACCCTTCTTTCTCCATCTTCTCCTTGTCGCAACCGCGCTTGTTCTCAGCAAGTGTTTCCAATTCGATTCAAAGCACACTAAACTTGATTAAATATTCCGTCAcagttcgtgtttcttgtttcaaggtgtagattttttttaatatatgaaaTTATGAACTGATCATGGAGGAATAAAATTCCCTCAAATCTCTCTACACATTAATTGCACTGGGCAAGGTTTCATTATCGATGTCCATGCACCATCCCAGCATCTTTTTCAGTTTCATTGAATCATTTTGTGTGATAATTAGCCTATAGCAACAAAAATCATATTATACAAGAtaactaaaaagtaaaaacacaGCACcacaaagaaaaaaatttaacacTCAACTGTAGTGCATGTAACTAGATTTATGATTTTCGTCGATTCAAAAGGAGGTTTATTTAAATCTATAGCCTCCCTGTAGTGAATAGATGAAGCTACTGTTAGACAAAGAATTGCAAAAAAACAGCGTAATGGAATGAGAGAAGACTTGTATTGATAAATGGAAGAAGATTAACGAAGGAAAGACGATAAAGAAAATATGCCCCTATTCGAGTTGGGTGCTCACTCCAATTCACAACTGAACCCACTAATTTCTCTAACCAACTCTCCTCACATTCTCTCCCATATATTCCTCTCTAACTAACATGCCAAGTTGTCACCGTGATGCCACTTTCACGCCTTTCTCCTCTCATCAGTTAAGCAGAAAATCCTTCATCCAATTGGGCTTGTTTCTGGTCCTGGGAACAACAGAAGCAACGGGCTCAGCTTCCTTTGGCCcaacctccacttcctttactgTTGCAGGAACATTTTCACATTCATTCGGACTAGAGCTATCAACATTTGGGCTAAGGCTATCAATAATCCCGCCCTCCACAAggaccttgtcctcaaggtaaatGTCGGGGAACAACATGCGAATCGTGGCTTCATCCTCCCAGGTTGTCTCCTCACGTGGAAGCCCTTCCCAATCCACGAGAACCTGAGATCGTGGTCCGTCTGGGGTGTTGGCAGTGCGGCGGGCCAAAATCGCAAGCGGGTGGGGCCAAAGAGAGGAGGGCAAGTCGGCAGTCGAAGACACCGCCGTAGTCGGGTCGCCGTGGTACTCCTTCAATACAGACACATGAAACACAGGATGCAAGGCACACCCATCAGGTAGCTTCACACGGTAAGCCACTAATCCAACCCTTTGAACTATCTGATATGGACCATAGTAGCGTTTGTGGAATTTACTGAATTTGCCCCCTGTGAGAGAACGTTGTTTGTAAGCTCTAATTTTTAACAAAACCCATTGTCCCACCTCAAATTTTTTCTCCCTTCTATGTTTATTAGCCTGAATTTGCATCTTGCCCTGAGCTTGTTGCAGCGAGTAGCGTAACTCGCGATCGAGAGCAGCTCTCAGACACAACATGTCATCAACCTCCCACACAGTAGTAGAGCCAGGGGTATAGCCAGGTATAGTGGGCATAGGGAAGCCATACAAGGCCTCATGGGGGGACAGATTGATTGCTGAATAAAAAGATCCATTGTAACAAAACTCAGCCCAGACAAGGTAGGAGACCCACTTGTGCGGAAAAGAGTGAGTGAAAACTCGCAAATACTGTTCCACTGTCCTGTTTACCACCTCAGTTTGACCGTCACTCTGAGGGTGATAAGCGGTACTGTAATGCAGTTTGGTGCCGCTGAACTCAAACAGGTTTCGCCAAAACTTGCTTAGAAAAATAGGATCACGATCCGAAACCATGGTAGTAGGGAACCCGTGAAGACGCACAATTGCATGAATGAAGGCTGTGGCTGCGTCCTTTGCGGTAAAGCCCGGCTTCAGCACCGAAAAATGACCCATTTTACTGAAACGATCAACCACAACCATAATGGCACTGTGCCCCGCTGATTTGGGTAATTGGACAATGAAGTCCAAAGACACGGCCTCCCAGGGTCTGGTAGGAATAGGGAGAGGCTGCAGTAAGCCTTGAGTCCTAGCTGGCATGTACTTAGTAACTTGACAATCTAAACACTGCG is a genomic window of Arachis ipaensis cultivar K30076 chromosome B06, Araip1.1, whole genome shotgun sequence containing:
- the LOC107648495 gene encoding 2-methylene-furan-3-one reductase-like, which gives rise to MATASTTPSSVPAMPSHMKAWAYTEHGKTTTVLKLNPNFPVPEPKSNQVLIKVVAAAINPIDYVKIEGRMVYEDAEQVPFPIVPGYDVAGVVVKVGSGVKKFKEGDEVYGMVEAKDVGSLAEYTTAQENGLDHKPPNLGFAEAAAIPLAIQTAYGALHKVGLSAGQSILVLGASGGVGSFVVQVAKHVFGASVVAATASTGKLELLKKLGVDMLIDYTKQNFEDLPEKFDVVYDAVGQSERASKAMKEGGKIVTIVPPGVSPAMVFILIPDDGTMLQKLRPYLESGKVVPVLDPKTPFPFSHTVEALSYLQTRRATGKVVIHPIP